DNA from Methanotorris formicicus Mc-S-70:
AGTAGGAGTTCATCCGCAAACTGTGAAAAGATGGATTTATAGTAAAAAAATAAGGGCTATAAAAATTGGGAAAGAGTATAGAATACCACATTCTGAATTACAAAAGATTTTGGGAGATAGGGGAGGAAATAGAATAGCAATCTATGCAAGAGTTTCTGGTAGAGACCAGAAAAACGATTTAGAAAGACAATTAGAGTATTTAAAAAATTACTGTAAAGAGAAAAATTACGCTATTGAAGAAATAATTAC
Protein-coding regions in this window:
- a CDS encoding IS607 family transposase; its protein translation is MEMYRVGKFAKLVGVHPQTVKRWIYSKKIRAIKIGKEYRIPHSELQKILGDRGGNRIAIYARVSGRDQKNDLERQLEYLKNYCKEKNYAIEEIITDIGRGLNENRRGLKKLFKLVKEGKINKVIITTEDRLTRFGFKYLKEFFNHCGV